From one Bacteroides fragilis NCTC 9343 genomic stretch:
- a CDS encoding DUF3876 domain-containing protein: protein MKYLKFLFPVLLCTLLLGLSSCKETNADRLRAMRGDWESVKNRPAFSLFEENGHYRVTTYRKTYWGTVQTETYQISEQDGNLFIETGLSVLLTYDKENDRILLSPGGEYKRSKQPIKK from the coding sequence ATGAAATATTTAAAATTCCTGTTTCCGGTGCTGTTATGCACTTTGTTACTGGGGCTTTCTTCCTGTAAGGAAACAAACGCCGACCGTCTTAGGGCGATGCGTGGGGACTGGGAAAGCGTGAAAAACCGTCCTGCGTTCTCTCTCTTTGAGGAAAACGGGCATTATAGGGTAACGACCTATCGAAAGACCTACTGGGGGACTGTCCAAACGGAAACCTATCAGATTTCAGAACAGGACGGAAACCTGTTCATCGAAACGGGGCTTTCCGTCTTGCTGACCTACGACAAAGAGAACGACCGGATTCTTCTTTCACCCGGTGGAGAATACAAACGGAGTAAACAACCAATAAAGAAATAA
- a CDS encoding TraL conjugative transposon family protein, protein MIRKILSPVNQVITCIQDWADEKLRHLCGRMTPEIRLAVILIMFLFFSGLSIYFTVSSIYRIGKEDGETIRIEHIRQLQLQSKDSTNIFNQSDNGRKRSEE, encoded by the coding sequence ATGATACGGAAAATTCTCTCTCCGGTTAATCAGGTAATTACCTGTATACAAGATTGGGCGGATGAAAAACTCCGCCACCTGTGCGGGCGCATGACACCAGAAATAAGGTTGGCGGTAATACTGATTATGTTCCTGTTCTTCAGCGGGCTATCCATCTACTTTACGGTATCATCCATTTACCGGATAGGCAAAGAGGATGGCGAAACCATACGAATAGAGCACATCAGGCAGTTGCAGCTACAAAGTAAAGACAGTACGAACATTTTTAATCAGTCAGACAATGGAAGAAAAAGAAGTGAAGAATGA
- a CDS encoding DUF3873 domain-containing protein → METLNKNGVSITQTPGEEKYVKCCLGAFRGQIYYQYDYRHTDNELFSTVAKTLDECRKRRDEWIAKKEKTQ, encoded by the coding sequence ATGGAAACTTTAAACAAAAACGGGGTAAGTATTACCCAAACACCGGGAGAAGAAAAATATGTAAAATGCTGTTTAGGCGCATTCAGGGGACAAATCTATTATCAATATGATTACCGCCACACGGATAACGAACTGTTCAGCACCGTTGCCAAAACACTTGACGAGTGCCGCAAACGGCGGGATGAATGGATAGCGAAGAAAGAAAAGACACAATAA
- a CDS encoding conjugal transfer protein TraO, with product MKRICCIISLFVLCLTFNQAHAQRCLPGMKGLQVTGGMADGVHWNSKSDFAYYFGAAMSTYTKNGNRWVIGGEYLEKHYPYKDLQIPVSQFTGEGGYYLNFLSDRKKTFFLSLGLSALAGYETSNWGDKLLPDGSTLTDKDGFVYGGALTLELESYITDRVVFLINARERCLFGSSVGKFHTQFGIGLKIIM from the coding sequence ATGAAAAGGATATGCTGTATTATATCCCTTTTTGTGCTGTGCCTGACTTTCAACCAGGCACACGCACAAAGATGTCTGCCGGGAATGAAAGGCTTGCAGGTTACGGGTGGCATGGCGGACGGTGTTCACTGGAACAGTAAAAGTGATTTCGCCTATTATTTCGGGGCTGCCATGAGTACCTATACCAAAAACGGGAACAGGTGGGTTATCGGCGGGGAATACCTCGAAAAGCATTACCCCTATAAGGATTTGCAAATACCAGTCAGCCAGTTTACAGGCGAGGGCGGTTACTATTTGAATTTCCTTTCAGACAGGAAGAAAACCTTTTTTCTCTCGCTGGGTCTATCTGCCCTTGCCGGGTATGAAACAAGTAACTGGGGTGACAAGCTGCTGCCCGATGGTTCGACCCTGACCGATAAGGACGGTTTTGTTTATGGCGGTGCGCTGACGCTGGAACTGGAAAGTTACATTACCGACCGGGTGGTGTTCCTGATTAACGCACGGGAAAGATGCCTGTTCGGTTCTTCCGTTGGAAAGTTCCATACACAGTTCGGTATCGGTCTAAAGATAATCATGTGA
- a CDS encoding DUF7258 domain-containing protein has protein sequence MKTTEVNKRIIGRRCKCIFTGLLVTGVIEDTTEDKYTVSVKVRFDTPRQWGDEFYSYDWSFGRKADGSGSLKYLELLPDKTTFDAMIVTFGEPIGTLDAIFEDVKTWGVCSLKGWIDSYESTRFTPIGTDKAVITSEYNMECVKEWLEHNTPIKNIIIG, from the coding sequence ATGAAAACGACAGAAGTAAATAAAAGGATTATCGGCAGACGTTGCAAGTGCATATTTACGGGCTTACTGGTAACGGGTGTTATCGAGGACACCACAGAGGATAAATATACGGTCAGCGTGAAAGTACGTTTCGACACGCCGCGCCAGTGGGGTGATGAATTTTATTCCTATGACTGGTCTTTTGGACGGAAAGCAGACGGTTCCGGCTCTTTGAAGTATTTGGAACTGTTGCCCGACAAAACGACATTCGATGCAATGATAGTTACTTTCGGCGAACCCATCGGCACATTAGACGCTATTTTTGAAGATGTGAAAACATGGGGTGTCTGTTCCTTGAAAGGATGGATAGACAGCTACGAAAGCACCCGTTTCACTCCCATAGGCACAGATAAGGCAGTGATAACAAGTGAATATAATATGGAATGTGTAAAAGAGTGGCTGGAACATAACACGCCCATAAAGAACATCATAATCGGTTAA
- a CDS encoding P-loop ATPase, Sll1717 family: MSDNKNLLTEIAKRWKLDAKLEDTDRYFYSQNEVDDILSGEKCYVIGRKGTGKTAISEYLLKKANFKFSEKLSFKNFPFNELYSLSNTKYTAPNQYISIWKYLIYSFICRMMICNEGISSSLRAELAKAYGTDPITSLPRTVNTWTKKDFSLSLAGVINAKFTNEAPELEKLSWIERVNILEDIIMGHLDKSSYYIIFDELDEDYRDVTNKGEFEYYSNLITSLFKAVQDIKSIFRNTDFNIYPVVFLRDDIYSLIKDSDKNKWSDFKVDLNWNEIKIKQMLAYRISRAHNLDGEILPFDKAWNLLFFRKDVPKGNQGKKMVNSFEFISGSTHLRPRDFIRYIQVCAEDTLTQGYKQIHPKTIKFVDKAFSNYLRDEIVDEIHALLPDINNILQIISQIRKQTFTVTEFKEVYRSYLDAGTIKEKNIEYVLQTLYDFSVLGNQPKQKNNQIFRYLNREARINFREQLVVHRGLFKSLQIL, translated from the coding sequence ATGAGTGACAATAAGAACTTACTAACAGAGATAGCAAAGCGCTGGAAATTAGATGCTAAGTTGGAAGACACGGACAGGTACTTTTATTCGCAAAACGAAGTTGATGATATTTTGAGTGGAGAAAAGTGTTATGTTATAGGAAGAAAAGGTACAGGCAAGACTGCAATAAGTGAATATTTGCTTAAAAAAGCAAACTTTAAGTTTTCAGAGAAATTAAGTTTTAAAAATTTCCCTTTTAATGAGCTTTATTCCCTTTCTAATACTAAATATACTGCCCCAAATCAATATATTTCTATTTGGAAATATCTGATATATTCATTTATTTGTCGTATGATGATTTGTAATGAAGGAATATCTTCTTCTTTACGTGCGGAATTAGCTAAGGCATACGGTACGGATCCAATAACTTCATTACCAAGAACTGTAAATACTTGGACAAAAAAAGACTTTTCACTCTCATTAGCAGGAGTGATTAATGCAAAGTTCACAAATGAAGCTCCAGAATTAGAAAAATTAAGTTGGATTGAAAGGGTAAATATCCTTGAGGATATAATAATGGGGCATTTAGATAAAAGTTCATATTATATAATATTTGATGAGTTAGATGAAGATTACCGAGATGTAACAAATAAAGGCGAATTTGAATATTATTCAAACTTGATAACAAGCTTATTTAAAGCAGTGCAAGATATAAAGTCCATATTTCGAAATACAGATTTTAATATTTATCCGGTAGTGTTTCTTCGAGATGATATTTATAGCTTAATAAAGGATTCTGATAAAAATAAATGGAGCGATTTTAAGGTCGATTTAAATTGGAATGAAATTAAGATAAAACAGATGTTAGCCTATAGAATTAGTCGTGCGCACAATTTAGACGGAGAAATACTTCCTTTTGACAAAGCATGGAATCTTTTATTTTTCAGAAAAGATGTTCCAAAGGGAAATCAAGGAAAAAAGATGGTTAATAGTTTTGAATTCATTTCAGGTAGTACTCATTTACGCCCTCGTGATTTTATAAGATATATTCAAGTTTGTGCTGAGGATACTTTGACTCAAGGATATAAGCAAATTCATCCTAAAACTATTAAGTTTGTGGACAAAGCTTTTTCTAATTATTTGAGAGATGAAATTGTTGATGAGATACATGCACTCTTGCCTGATATTAATAATATACTACAAATAATATCTCAAATTAGAAAGCAAACTTTTACTGTTACCGAATTTAAAGAAGTATATAGGTCTTATTTAGATGCAGGAACAATAAAAGAAAAAAATATTGAATACGTTTTGCAAACTTTATATGATTTTAGTGTACTTGGAAATCAGCCTAAACAAAAAAATAATCAAATCTTTAGATATCTTAATAGGGAAGCTCGAATAAATTTTAGAGAGCAATTAGTTGTACATCGAGGTCTGTTTAAATCTTTGCAAATTCTGTAG
- the traN gene encoding conjugative transposon protein TraN → MKKLIIMFALLLGVVSMKAQSNDLYQGITKKLPYRQMVTPYGIQVTFAKTVHIIFPSAVKYVDLGSNYIIAGKADGAENVVRVKATTEGFPGETNFSVICEDGSFYSFNAKYAHEPEMLNIEMKDFLENEDTTDFSHTRMNIYFRELGNESPLLVRLIMQSIYKNNDREIKHLGCKRFGVQFLVKGIYSHNGLFYFHTQTKNSSNVPFDTDFIRFKIVDKKVAKRTAIQETVIDPVRSYNEILVIGGKSTVRTVYTVPQFTIPDDKILIIELVEKNGGRHQTIRVENSDVVAAKVINELKIK, encoded by the coding sequence ATGAAAAAGTTAATTATCATGTTTGCCCTGCTTTTGGGCGTGGTTTCAATGAAAGCACAAAGTAACGATTTGTATCAGGGCATCACTAAAAAGCTGCCTTACCGCCAAATGGTAACACCTTACGGCATACAGGTGACGTTTGCAAAAACGGTACATATCATTTTCCCGTCTGCCGTGAAGTACGTGGATTTAGGCAGTAACTACATTATTGCCGGAAAAGCGGACGGGGCGGAAAATGTTGTCAGGGTGAAAGCCACAACAGAGGGCTTTCCCGGTGAAACCAATTTTTCCGTTATCTGTGAGGATGGTAGCTTTTACAGTTTCAATGCAAAATACGCACATGAACCGGAAATGCTAAACATCGAAATGAAAGACTTCTTGGAGAATGAGGACACAACGGATTTCAGCCATACCCGAATGAACATCTATTTCCGTGAACTGGGTAACGAAAGCCCGCTTTTGGTAAGGCTGATTATGCAGTCCATCTACAAGAACAATGACCGGGAAATAAAGCATTTGGGATGCAAGCGTTTCGGGGTGCAGTTCTTGGTAAAGGGCATTTATTCGCATAACGGGCTGTTCTATTTTCATACGCAAACAAAGAACAGTTCAAACGTACCGTTTGATACCGATTTTATCCGATTCAAGATTGTGGATAAGAAAGTAGCCAAAAGGACGGCTATTCAGGAAACGGTCATTGACCCGGTACGGAGCTATAACGAGATACTGGTTATCGGCGGTAAAAGTACCGTCCGCACCGTGTACACCGTTCCACAGTTCACTATCCCTGACGATAAGATATTAATTATCGAATTGGTGGAAAAGAACGGGGGCAGACACCAAACTATCCGGGTGGAAAACTCGGATGTCGTGGCAGCCAAAGTGATTAACGAACTTAAAATCAAATAA
- the traM gene encoding conjugative transposon protein TraM: MEEKEVKNEVPAPETATGKEPEKQGKEKKELTPQQIQQRKKMLVYPLMGLVFLGAMYLIFAPSDKDEAKVESVGGFNADIPQPKGDGIISDKKTAYEQEQMENKQADKMRSLQDFAFSLGEENGEDLTLIDDTPAEKPKNAVIDFGAGASNNSRSSIQSSAVAYRDMNRQLGSFYETPKEDKEKEELKRQVEELTARLDAKENGAGSMDEQVALMEKSYELAAKYMNGQNGQSSQPGQIAQVSPSAPVQGSGNATPVKSVSDRTVSGLQQPMSNVEFIAEYSKPRNYGFNTAVGSSYSMGKNTIRACVHNDQTLMDGQTVKLRLLEPLQAGNVIVPKNSLVSGSAKVQGERLDILVSSLEYAGNIIPVELAVYDSDGQKGLSVPSSLEQEAAKEAMANIGAGLGTSISFAQSAGQQVAMDITRGLMQGGSQYLAKKFRTVKVHLKANYQVMLYAKQQ, from the coding sequence ATGGAAGAAAAAGAAGTGAAGAATGAAGTTCCCGCACCGGAAACGGCAACGGGAAAAGAACCTGAAAAACAGGGAAAGGAAAAAAAGGAACTGACCCCGCAGCAGATACAGCAACGAAAGAAGATGTTGGTTTACCCGCTTATGGGACTGGTTTTCTTAGGGGCTATGTACCTGATTTTTGCACCGTCCGATAAAGACGAAGCAAAGGTGGAAAGCGTGGGCGGATTTAACGCCGATATTCCGCAGCCCAAAGGGGACGGGATAATCAGCGATAAAAAGACCGCCTACGAACAGGAACAGATGGAGAACAAACAGGCGGACAAGATGCGCTCCTTGCAGGATTTTGCCTTTTCGCTCGGAGAGGAAAACGGGGAAGATTTGACCCTGATAGATGATACTCCGGCGGAAAAGCCGAAAAACGCCGTGATTGACTTCGGGGCGGGTGCGTCGAACAATAGCCGTTCCTCTATCCAATCTTCGGCGGTGGCTTACCGGGACATGAACCGTCAGTTAGGCAGTTTCTACGAAACACCGAAAGAGGACAAGGAGAAAGAGGAACTTAAACGGCAGGTGGAAGAACTGACTGCTCGGCTCGATGCGAAAGAAAACGGTGCGGGCAGCATGGATGAACAGGTGGCTCTTATGGAAAAGTCCTACGAACTGGCGGCAAAATACATGAACGGACAGAACGGGCAAAGTTCACAGCCGGGACAGATTGCACAGGTTTCGCCATCCGCACCCGTTCAGGGAAGTGGAAACGCCACACCTGTAAAATCGGTATCGGACAGGACGGTTTCAGGATTGCAGCAGCCTATGAGCAATGTCGAATTTATCGCCGAATACAGCAAGCCACGCAATTACGGGTTTAATACAGCGGTCGGCAGTAGCTATTCGATGGGAAAGAACACTATCCGGGCGTGTGTGCATAACGACCAAACACTTATGGACGGGCAGACCGTCAAGCTCCGGCTGTTAGAACCACTGCAAGCGGGAAACGTCATTGTCCCGAAAAACAGCCTTGTATCGGGAAGTGCCAAAGTTCAGGGGGAACGGCTCGACATACTGGTGTCCTCGCTTGAATATGCGGGTAACATTATTCCGGTGGAACTTGCCGTTTATGACAGTGACGGGCAAAAGGGGCTTTCCGTTCCCTCGTCACTGGAACAGGAAGCAGCCAAAGAAGCGATGGCGAACATTGGTGCTGGGCTGGGAACAAGCATTTCTTTTGCGCAAAGTGCCGGGCAGCAGGTCGCAATGGATATTACAAGGGGCTTGATGCAGGGCGGGTCGCAATACCTTGCAAAGAAGTTCCGGACGGTAAAAGTACACCTGAAAGCGAACTATCAGGTGATGCTTTACGCCAAACAGCAATAA
- a CDS encoding DUF4141 domain-containing protein: MRTKIIMLLVVCSLFTGKVSAQWVVSDPGNLAQGIINASKNIVQTSSTAQNMIKNFQETVKIYQQGKEYYDRLKSVHNLVKDARKVQRSILLIGEISDIYVNSFQKMLSDENYTPDELSAIAYGYTQLLQESSDVLEEMKSVVNINGLSMSDKERMDVIDRTYNAIRNYRDLVSYYTRKNISVSYLRAKKKKDTDRVMALYGSADERYW; encoded by the coding sequence ATGAGAACAAAGATTATAATGCTGCTCGTAGTATGCAGCCTGTTTACCGGAAAGGTAAGCGCACAGTGGGTGGTGAGTGACCCCGGTAATTTGGCGCAAGGGATTATCAATGCGTCAAAGAATATCGTGCAGACATCATCCACCGCACAGAATATGATAAAGAATTTTCAGGAAACGGTAAAGATTTACCAACAAGGTAAGGAATACTATGACAGGCTTAAATCAGTGCATAACCTTGTCAAAGATGCCCGGAAAGTACAAAGGTCCATCCTGCTTATCGGGGAGATTTCAGATATATATGTGAACAGTTTTCAGAAGATGCTTTCGGATGAAAACTATACACCGGACGAACTTTCGGCGATTGCCTACGGCTATACCCAACTGTTGCAGGAAAGTTCCGATGTGCTGGAAGAAATGAAAAGCGTGGTGAACATCAACGGGCTTTCCATGTCGGACAAGGAACGGATGGACGTAATCGACCGGACGTATAACGCCATCAGGAACTATCGGGACTTGGTGAGTTATTATACCCGCAAGAATATTTCCGTTTCCTACCTGCGGGCGAAAAAGAAAAAGGACACCGACCGGGTAATGGCTTTGTACGGCTCGGCGGATGAACGTTACTGGTAA
- a CDS encoding TraQ conjugal transfer family protein yields MYYTSETTDQQQIDVYVYDSFGQRVDLSFSFQNDSDKEEK; encoded by the coding sequence TTGTATTACACGTCCGAAACGACAGACCAGCAACAGATAGACGTGTATGTGTACGACAGCTTCGGGCAAAGGGTTGATTTGAGCTTCTCGTTTCAGAATGATTCGGATAAAGAAGAAAAATGA
- the traK gene encoding conjugative transposon protein TraK: MEFKSLKNIETSFKQIRLFGIAFVVMCTLITGYAVWNSYTFAEAQRQKIYVLDGGKSLMLALSQDLTQNRPVEAREHVKRFHELFFTLSPDKNAIESNIKRSLFLADKSAFNYYRDLSEKGYYNRIISGNISQTIQIDSVSCNFDVYPYAVATYARQMIIRESSLTERSLVTRCRLLNAVRSDNNPHGFIMESFEITENKDLNTIKR; this comes from the coding sequence ATGGAATTTAAAAGTTTAAAGAACATTGAAACCAGTTTCAAACAGATACGGCTTTTTGGTATCGCATTTGTCGTCATGTGTACCCTGATAACGGGTTATGCCGTTTGGAACTCCTATACGTTTGCCGAAGCGCAACGGCAGAAGATTTACGTCTTGGATGGCGGTAAATCGTTGATGCTTGCGCTTTCGCAAGACCTGACACAAAACCGTCCGGTCGAAGCAAGGGAACACGTGAAGCGTTTTCACGAACTCTTTTTCACGTTATCACCCGATAAGAACGCTATCGAAAGCAATATCAAACGGTCGCTGTTCCTTGCTGACAAGAGCGCATTTAATTATTACCGTGACCTCTCGGAGAAAGGGTATTACAACCGTATCATTTCAGGCAATATCAGCCAAACGATACAGATAGACAGCGTTTCTTGCAATTTCGATGTGTACCCGTATGCAGTGGCGACTTACGCCCGCCAAATGATTATCCGTGAAAGCAGCCTGACCGAAAGAAGCCTTGTCACCCGTTGCCGGTTATTGAACGCTGTGCGCTCGGACAATAACCCGCACGGCTTTATCATGGAAAGTTTCGAGATAACGGAGAATAAGGATTTGAACACCATAAAGCGGTAA
- a CDS encoding antirestriction protein ArdA, which translates to MEAVTLSEARVYVGTYNKYNNGSLFGKWLDLSDYSDKDEFMEACRELHKDDQDPEFMFQDYENIPEALISESWLSEKFFELRDAIEKLSETQQEAFFVWCDHHNSDISEEDADDLISSFEDEYQGEYKDEEDYAYEIVEQCYDLPEFAKTYFDYSAFARDLFITDYWMDNGFVFRCA; encoded by the coding sequence ATGGAAGCAGTAACATTATCAGAAGCAAGAGTTTATGTAGGTACTTACAACAAGTATAACAACGGTTCACTTTTCGGCAAGTGGTTAGACCTGTCCGACTATTCAGATAAGGACGAATTTATGGAAGCGTGCCGGGAACTGCACAAGGACGACCAAGACCCGGAATTTATGTTTCAGGATTATGAGAATATCCCGGAAGCCTTGATTTCCGAAAGTTGGCTTTCTGAAAAGTTCTTTGAGCTTCGGGATGCCATTGAGAAACTAAGTGAAACCCAGCAGGAAGCGTTTTTCGTATGGTGCGACCACCACAACAGCGATATAAGCGAAGAAGATGCGGACGACCTTATTTCTTCCTTTGAGGACGAATATCAGGGAGAATATAAAGACGAGGAAGATTACGCTTATGAAATCGTAGAGCAATGTTACGACCTGCCGGAGTTCGCAAAGACCTACTTTGACTATTCGGCTTTTGCCCGTGATTTATTTATAACTGATTACTGGATGGATAACGGTTTTGTTTTCCGTTGTGCCTGA
- the traJ gene encoding conjugative transposon protein TraJ: MLLAIEFDNLHQILRSLYTDMMPLCGNMAGVAKGIAGLGALFYVAAKVWQSLASAEPIDVYPLLRPFVIGFCIMFFPTFVLGTINSVMSPVVKGCNNMLETQTFDMNTYRAQKDKLEYEAMVRNPETAYLVSDEAFDKQIDELGWSAKDIATMGGMYMDRAAHNIKQSVRNWFRELLELLFQSAALVIDTIRTFFLIVLAILGPIAFAISVYDGFQATLTQWITRYISVYLWLPVSDLFSSILARIQVLMLQKDIQELSDPNFIPDGSNSVYIIFMIIGIIGYFTIPTVSNWIIQAGGMGNMSRNINNSANKVGGAAGAVAGAATGNAGGRVGGKLIKGNQ, from the coding sequence ATGTTATTAGCTATCGAATTTGATAACCTGCATCAAATTTTACGAAGTCTGTACACAGACATGATGCCGTTATGCGGGAACATGGCAGGGGTAGCCAAAGGAATAGCGGGACTGGGGGCTTTGTTCTATGTGGCTGCCAAAGTATGGCAGTCGCTCGCCAGTGCCGAACCGATAGACGTTTACCCGCTTTTGCGTCCTTTTGTGATTGGCTTCTGTATTATGTTCTTCCCCACATTCGTACTGGGTACGATTAACAGCGTGATGTCACCCGTAGTCAAGGGGTGTAACAATATGCTCGAAACGCAGACTTTCGATATGAACACTTACCGGGCGCAAAAGGACAAGCTGGAATATGAAGCGATGGTACGCAACCCGGAAACGGCTTACCTTGTTTCGGATGAAGCGTTTGACAAGCAGATAGACGAACTGGGGTGGTCTGCCAAAGATATTGCCACAATGGGCGGCATGTACATGGATAGGGCAGCCCACAATATCAAGCAGTCCGTCCGGAACTGGTTCAGGGAATTGTTGGAACTGCTCTTTCAATCGGCAGCCCTTGTGATAGACACTATCCGAACCTTTTTCCTTATCGTACTGGCGATATTGGGTCCGATAGCCTTTGCCATCAGCGTGTACGATGGCTTTCAGGCGACACTGACCCAATGGATAACAAGGTACATTTCCGTTTACCTGTGGCTGCCCGTTTCAGACCTGTTCAGTTCCATTCTTGCCCGAATACAGGTGCTTATGCTCCAAAAGGATATTCAGGAACTATCAGACCCCAATTTCATACCGGACGGAAGTAATAGTGTGTACATAATTTTCATGATAATCGGTATCATCGGTTACTTCACTATCCCCACCGTATCGAACTGGATTATTCAGGCGGGCGGAATGGGTAACATGAGCCGGAATATCAATAATTCAGCCAATAAGGTAGGCGGTGCTGCCGGGGCGGTAGCCGGAGCAGCAACCGGGAACGCTGGCGGCAGGGTCGGCGGTAAACTAATCAAAGGTAACCAATAA
- a CDS encoding DUF3872 domain-containing protein: MYMRKILNRILMGCYVMAAILFVGACNDDVDIQQSYPFRIETMPVPKKLKVGETAEIRCQLHRDGRFEETMYFIRYFQPDGAGTLKMSDGTVLLPNDLYPLPGETFRLYYTSASTDQQTVDVYFQDSFGQLQQLTFSFNNDNNKEEENK; encoded by the coding sequence ATGTATATGAGAAAGATTTTAAACCGTATTTTAATGGGCTGCTATGTAATGGCCGCCATCTTATTTGTGGGTGCGTGTAATGACGATGTGGATATACAGCAGTCTTACCCGTTCCGTATTGAAACGATGCCTGTACCGAAGAAATTAAAGGTGGGTGAAACGGCGGAAATACGCTGCCAGCTTCACCGGGACGGACGGTTTGAGGAAACAATGTATTTCATCCGTTATTTCCAGCCGGACGGGGCGGGAACGCTGAAAATGTCCGATGGGACGGTTTTACTGCCGAATGACCTGTACCCGCTTCCGGGTGAAACATTCCGGCTTTATTATACTTCCGCATCCACCGACCAACAGACGGTAGATGTGTATTTTCAGGATAGCTTCGGACAGTTGCAGCAGCTTACGTTTTCATTCAATAATGACAATAACAAGGAAGAAGAAAACAAATAA
- a CDS encoding JAB domain-containing protein: MKTTEFTMPEITISYKDNVKASERVKILSSETSYSYLKPFYIECMEHHEESHVMFLNRANKALGVSLISKGGMAETVMDVKIILQTALKVHASGIILSHNHPSGNLRPSEPDKQITSKIKEACKVLDLHLLDHIILTEESYYSFADEGLI, encoded by the coding sequence ATGAAAACAACAGAATTTACCATGCCGGAAATCACTATCTCTTATAAAGACAATGTAAAAGCATCCGAAAGGGTGAAAATACTCTCATCCGAAACGTCCTACTCTTACCTGAAACCGTTCTATATCGAATGTATGGAACATCACGAGGAAAGCCATGTAATGTTTCTCAATCGGGCAAATAAGGCTTTAGGCGTTTCCCTTATCTCTAAAGGCGGCATGGCTGAAACTGTAATGGACGTGAAAATCATCCTGCAAACCGCCTTGAAAGTCCATGCTTCGGGCATAATCCTCTCACATAACCACCCATCGGGCAACCTACGTCCGAGTGAACCGGACAAACAAATTACCTCAAAAATAAAAGAAGCCTGCAAGGTCTTAGATTTACATCTGTTAGACCATATCATCCTGACAGAAGAAAGCTATTATAGTTTTGCAGACGAGGGGCTTATCTAA